Proteins encoded together in one uncultured Sphaerochaeta sp. window:
- a CDS encoding pilus assembly protein PilF yields MNRKKNLGLWITLLIVVLISVIDIPTYSKFLLIALFLGSLLYYRRSVIFYIRANSKITSKKEADWQYAWPLYRKAIKAGLQKPFVITAASMFLQRGDAEEGKQIIEGYFASEKGRNENLDNVAKTMVSMAYWMDGDLDKAIECVREVHESGYQDKNLFINYTTYALAAGDLEKAEELLEEAGHLEESSPGIRDSRGWLYLLRGNWEEADTLFKELVEKGPRFPEPYVHHAQVKIHFGQVGDAIELLKKALDARYANTSGFSKEIIQDMIDGLENPETRRKRAMEIENDTASVALGKSPASIDQDFPPEEGYILEGFAKPKKQKKSAPKQQKKSPIESDDRTPNTDLTEEDLEYIRKHNLE; encoded by the coding sequence ATGAATCGAAAGAAGAACCTTGGATTATGGATTACATTGTTGATCGTGGTACTCATTTCCGTGATCGATATCCCTACGTATAGCAAATTCCTCTTGATCGCCCTATTCCTGGGCTCCCTGCTCTATTATAGACGGAGTGTCATCTTCTACATCAGGGCAAACAGCAAGATCACCAGCAAGAAGGAGGCGGACTGGCAGTATGCTTGGCCCCTCTACCGAAAGGCCATCAAGGCAGGATTACAGAAACCCTTTGTCATTACCGCAGCAAGCATGTTCCTCCAACGTGGGGATGCAGAGGAAGGCAAGCAGATCATTGAAGGCTACTTTGCCTCTGAAAAGGGACGAAATGAAAATCTTGACAATGTTGCAAAGACCATGGTCAGCATGGCCTATTGGATGGATGGGGATCTTGATAAAGCAATCGAATGTGTAAGGGAAGTCCACGAGAGTGGATACCAGGATAAGAACCTGTTCATCAACTATACCACCTATGCATTGGCTGCCGGTGATCTTGAAAAAGCTGAAGAGTTGCTTGAAGAGGCAGGACACCTGGAAGAGAGCAGCCCGGGCATCAGAGACAGCCGTGGCTGGTTGTACCTGCTCCGTGGGAACTGGGAAGAAGCAGATACACTGTTCAAGGAACTCGTTGAGAAGGGTCCCCGTTTCCCTGAACCTTATGTACATCATGCACAAGTAAAAATTCACTTTGGGCAAGTGGGAGATGCGATTGAACTGTTGAAAAAGGCTTTGGATGCCCGTTACGCAAATACGTCAGGTTTCAGCAAGGAAATTATCCAAGACATGATAGATGGCTTGGAAAACCCAGAGACCAGAAGAAAGCGTGCCATGGAGATAGAAAATGACACTGCTTCAGTAGCACTGGGAAAGAGTCCCGCATCAATCGACCAAGACTTCCCCCCAGAGGAGGGATATATCCTTGAGGGGTTCGCCAAACCTAAAAAACAAAAGAAAAGCGCCCCTAAACAGCAAAAGAAATCACCTATTGAGAGCGATGACAGAACCCCCAATACAGACCTCACGGAAGAGGACTTGGAGTATATCAGAAAGCACAACCTTGAGTAG
- a CDS encoding epoxyqueuosine reductase QueH, which translates to MEEKDILVHACCGPCSTASIERLLEDGWNPVLYFSNSNIYPMEEAERRYKALVEVAHTYSLKVIHEHYDHERWLASVKGHEGEREGETRCSLCFTYNLREASAKAEELGFKHFTTTLTVSRFKNSKIIFSVGEQFPGFEQIDFKKKGGFEKSVRLSKELGLYRQHYCGCEFSMPKE; encoded by the coding sequence ATGGAAGAGAAAGACATTCTGGTACATGCCTGTTGTGGGCCCTGCAGTACTGCCAGCATCGAGAGACTGCTTGAGGATGGTTGGAACCCTGTCCTGTACTTTTCAAATAGCAATATTTATCCCATGGAAGAGGCTGAGAGGCGTTATAAGGCTCTGGTGGAAGTAGCACATACCTACTCCTTGAAGGTAATCCATGAACACTACGACCATGAACGTTGGTTGGCGAGTGTAAAAGGCCATGAAGGGGAGAGGGAAGGGGAAACCAGATGCAGCCTCTGTTTCACTTACAACCTGCGGGAAGCCTCAGCCAAGGCTGAAGAATTGGGGTTTAAGCATTTCACGACCACCTTGACGGTCAGCCGTTTCAAGAACAGTAAAATAATATTCAGCGTTGGAGAACAATTTCCTGGTTTTGAGCAGATTGATTTCAAGAAGAAAGGTGGTTTTGAAAAGAGTGTTCGCCTAAGCAAGGAGTTGGGGCTCTATCGCCAGCACTATTGCGGATGTGAGTTCTCGATGCCCAAGGAGTAG
- a CDS encoding autorepressor SdpR family transcription factor, with the protein MGFSETMKAIADPQRREMLSLVKKQRLSAGEIATQFPNLSAATVSYHLSLLKKASLITETKYKNFIYYELNASVFEEIMLWCAQFTGGIDEKS; encoded by the coding sequence ATGGGGTTTTCAGAGACCATGAAAGCGATAGCCGACCCCCAACGCAGGGAGATGCTCTCCCTTGTCAAGAAACAACGCCTGAGTGCTGGAGAAATTGCCACCCAGTTTCCCAACCTTTCTGCAGCCACAGTCTCCTATCATCTCTCCCTGTTGAAAAAAGCTTCCCTGATTACAGAAACGAAATACAAGAACTTCATTTACTATGAACTCAATGCCTCTGTATTTGAGGAAATCATGCTTTGGTGTGCCCAGTTTACCGGAGGTATCGATGAAAAATCGTAA
- the cls gene encoding cardiolipin synthase: MFRKLLKFFTGRLFISLVLISLQIAILINIFGFAQNDALWIQFLSGLSIMMALVVVVRDLNPAYKIGWMLIFMTIPVYGGLFYILFGTRGLNARLRARLERLEDLNRRGMEGGAYSNLLPMKALSAYSRTLARQAQYIAHISSYPVWGNTEVEYFASGEEWIKDVLVELKKAKSFIFLEFFIIGEGEVWDSVLAVLLEKRMQGVRVCLMYDDVGSIFDIPSHYDRKLRSLGLEVVAFNPLKAHLNSRSNSRDHRKVLVIDGNVGYTGGMNIADEYANRKIRFGHWKDTAVKLRGDAVWSLTQMFLQLWAFSIGQPMDYYAYRPTITCKTDGFVQPFADNPLDNENVAENAYIQIISMAKKYVWITTPYLILDNEMLTALKIAAQSGVDVRIITPHKPDKWYVFAVTRENYRPLLESGVKIYEYIPGFLHAKMFVSDDRVAIIGTINMDYRSFYLHFENGVAFYGSSVVQKVHADMRKTLDVSRLITLDFVKNRSWIKKLAGMVLKLAAPLL; the protein is encoded by the coding sequence ATGTTTCGAAAATTACTAAAGTTCTTCACGGGCAGACTCTTCATCTCCCTTGTTCTCATCTCCCTCCAGATCGCCATCCTTATCAACATCTTTGGGTTTGCCCAAAATGATGCTCTCTGGATTCAATTCCTCTCAGGTCTTTCCATCATGATGGCCCTTGTTGTAGTCGTCCGAGATCTCAATCCTGCATATAAGATCGGCTGGATGCTTATTTTCATGACCATCCCTGTCTATGGAGGCTTGTTCTATATCCTCTTCGGTACTCGTGGGCTCAATGCTCGCCTTCGTGCAAGACTGGAAAGACTGGAAGATCTCAACCGACGAGGCATGGAAGGTGGTGCCTATAGCAACCTCCTGCCCATGAAAGCCCTCTCTGCATATTCAAGAACGCTCGCGCGGCAAGCACAGTACATTGCACATATCAGCTCCTACCCAGTGTGGGGAAATACCGAAGTTGAATACTTTGCAAGTGGAGAGGAATGGATAAAGGATGTCTTGGTAGAATTGAAAAAGGCCAAGAGCTTCATCTTTCTTGAGTTCTTCATCATTGGAGAGGGAGAGGTCTGGGACTCTGTGCTCGCTGTACTCCTTGAGAAGCGTATGCAGGGGGTTCGTGTTTGTCTCATGTACGATGATGTAGGCTCCATTTTCGACATCCCTTCCCACTACGACCGTAAACTACGTTCACTTGGGCTTGAGGTAGTTGCCTTCAACCCATTGAAAGCTCACTTGAATAGTCGTTCGAACAGTCGCGACCACCGTAAAGTCTTGGTCATTGATGGCAATGTGGGTTACACCGGTGGGATGAATATTGCCGATGAGTATGCCAACCGAAAAATCAGGTTTGGGCATTGGAAAGATACTGCAGTTAAGCTTAGGGGGGATGCTGTTTGGAGCCTCACCCAGATGTTTCTCCAACTCTGGGCTTTCTCAATCGGGCAACCAATGGATTACTATGCATATCGCCCCACCATAACCTGCAAAACGGATGGATTTGTCCAACCTTTCGCCGATAACCCGTTGGATAATGAGAATGTTGCAGAGAATGCCTATATCCAGATTATCAGCATGGCAAAAAAGTATGTCTGGATCACAACTCCCTACCTCATCCTAGACAATGAGATGCTTACTGCGCTGAAGATTGCCGCCCAAAGTGGCGTTGATGTCCGTATTATCACTCCCCATAAGCCTGATAAATGGTATGTGTTTGCGGTCACCAGGGAGAATTATCGGCCACTGCTGGAGTCCGGGGTGAAAATTTATGAGTACATACCAGGATTCCTGCATGCTAAGATGTTCGTGAGTGATGATCGGGTTGCCATCATTGGAACGATCAACATGGATTATCGCTCATTCTACTTGCACTTTGAGAATGGGGTGGCATTTTATGGCTCTTCTGTCGTACAGAAAGTACATGCTGATATGCGAAAGACCTTGGATGTCAGTAGACTAATCACCTTGGATTTTGTAAAGAACCGCTCATGGATTAAGAAGCTTGCTGGGATGGTCCTGAAACTGGCTGCCCCGTTGTTATAG
- a CDS encoding AraC family transcriptional regulator yields MELLDAVFVFQMHEEQELLWHQRVHNHEPGQFEVHYFVSGSGTFSNAQSRYTISPGSLFVTTGGTVHAIEADRHAGLTYYATLISCPKEQGLVNKLETMNPIRLGTNWRFFFEEVRDKGLSQLKELRISACYQMLGLLYNLAAGTKLEENQGENVHLEKAIRYMQRHIFDNLNLQMIADHVQLDPSYFVRLFKKRMNTTPMRYYSNLQLEVARALLTSTTQSIKEISEKLQFCSEFHFSKRFKQSTGSSPSSYRKTHLQLLGL; encoded by the coding sequence ATGGAACTATTAGATGCGGTCTTTGTATTCCAAATGCATGAAGAACAGGAACTCCTGTGGCATCAGCGAGTGCATAATCACGAGCCTGGGCAATTCGAAGTACACTACTTTGTCAGTGGAAGTGGCACCTTCAGCAATGCCCAAAGCCGATACACCATCTCACCAGGCTCATTGTTTGTAACCACTGGTGGAACCGTGCATGCTATCGAGGCTGACCGTCATGCTGGTCTCACCTATTATGCTACCCTGATCAGCTGTCCTAAAGAACAGGGTTTGGTGAACAAGCTGGAAACGATGAACCCTATTCGGCTGGGAACAAACTGGCGTTTCTTCTTTGAAGAAGTCAGAGACAAGGGCCTCAGCCAATTGAAGGAATTACGCATCAGTGCCTGCTACCAGATGCTTGGCCTCTTGTACAACCTTGCTGCCGGCACAAAGCTGGAAGAGAATCAAGGGGAGAATGTTCACCTTGAGAAAGCCATTCGTTATATGCAACGACATATCTTTGACAATCTGAATCTGCAGATGATCGCAGACCATGTACAACTCGATCCTTCATATTTTGTCCGTCTGTTCAAGAAACGCATGAACACCACCCCGATGCGGTATTACTCAAACCTGCAGCTTGAAGTGGCACGTGCACTGCTTACCAGCACAACCCAATCCATCAAGGAAATTTCAGAGAAACTGCAGTTTTGTTCTGAGTTCCATTTCTCCAAACGATTCAAGCAATCCACAGGGAGCAGTCCCTCTTCCTACCGAAAGACCCATTTACAACTTCTCGGCTTGTAA
- a CDS encoding patatin-like phospholipase family protein: MKTFKKLLIMALLICMALSSLAAADEADDILLSDVPISYGDAMFRERILARTQGERSPVGLVLSGGSARAFAHIGVLKYLEEQDIVPDFIISNSMGSIVGLLYAAGLSPDQILESVTSINLQSMFDLTLPVSGGMLDSSRFLAKVASIVGSDLQLETLPIPIIVVTEDLVTKRQITISEGDFFTVLQASYALPVYFPPVEYRGHLLIDGGITNLAPVDMAYTYADSVIVSTTFYDIDTLNLKNPLTVLNVSIDIGKRRKGVEELKQALPDVVWIRCAVEDVSFMEFDRVEYLVEQGYRSASERQEQLSALHKNSVSPELSEKRNDLAARMKESSNIYGLYQHVPLNIPSKLFGLGLDSDYLKADSSALKDDSTIGLKFIYRKDDISVSVNPGYSFDFRSNDRFSTAPAIRAQFDYTFLKHLRLSLYSSFMFDIANVAPIVSSGVDLEGRIFAFDEKLRISLLQSYEQINNFEDSDHVDFFDGHTFLYSVIAKGSLYPENGGLWAFNDSSLSLSFQMLGDFSEVRSFVTARGTTEILNQNLDLFASVNTFGRFALDGQGDVPFFFSDGFRTTDSQIKSQGHDLTLSSNPANHLVGLGISIGYRPSGFDPTMAEMFIFNNSSVAIYTDLLWNRNTFAPYLSLGLELHTDISLLGIRSLPLTIYGGWDQKVNTLVWGFYFNMVF; encoded by the coding sequence GTGAAGACTTTCAAGAAGTTGCTGATAATGGCTTTGCTGATCTGTATGGCGCTTTCAAGCCTTGCGGCTGCTGATGAAGCTGATGATATTCTTCTCTCTGATGTACCCATCTCCTATGGGGATGCCATGTTCAGGGAGCGGATACTTGCACGTACACAAGGAGAACGCTCTCCTGTCGGGCTCGTACTAAGCGGTGGTTCAGCACGAGCTTTTGCTCATATCGGGGTTTTAAAGTATCTGGAAGAGCAGGATATTGTCCCTGATTTCATCATAAGCAACTCAATGGGCAGCATTGTAGGGCTCCTCTATGCAGCAGGGCTTTCCCCTGACCAGATTCTTGAAAGTGTAACTTCGATCAATCTCCAGAGTATGTTTGACCTTACCCTTCCTGTGAGCGGTGGTATGCTTGACTCCTCCCGTTTCCTGGCAAAGGTTGCCTCGATTGTTGGCTCGGACCTACAGCTTGAAACGCTTCCCATACCCATCATCGTGGTGACAGAGGACCTTGTGACCAAGCGTCAGATTACCATCAGTGAAGGCGATTTTTTCACTGTGCTTCAGGCAAGTTATGCACTCCCTGTGTATTTTCCTCCCGTTGAATATCGGGGGCACTTATTGATAGATGGAGGTATTACCAATCTCGCCCCTGTTGATATGGCCTACACGTACGCAGATTCTGTCATCGTCTCAACTACTTTTTACGACATAGATACCCTGAATCTAAAGAATCCTCTGACGGTGCTCAATGTTTCCATCGATATTGGGAAGAGAAGAAAGGGAGTGGAAGAGCTCAAGCAGGCCCTCCCAGATGTTGTTTGGATTCGTTGTGCAGTAGAGGACGTGTCGTTCATGGAGTTCGACCGTGTGGAATATCTGGTTGAACAAGGGTATCGCTCAGCAAGTGAACGCCAGGAGCAATTGTCTGCCTTGCATAAGAATTCGGTTTCTCCTGAGCTCTCAGAAAAACGGAATGACTTGGCAGCAAGGATGAAAGAGAGCTCCAACATCTATGGTCTCTACCAGCATGTTCCCTTGAATATTCCTTCCAAGCTGTTCGGATTGGGCTTGGATAGTGATTATCTCAAGGCAGATTCTTCGGCGCTCAAGGATGATTCAACCATAGGTTTGAAGTTCATCTATAGAAAGGATGATATCTCGGTGAGCGTCAATCCTGGATACTCTTTTGACTTCCGGAGCAATGACCGGTTTTCTACTGCTCCGGCAATTCGCGCACAGTTTGATTACACCTTCCTGAAGCATTTACGGCTCTCCCTCTACAGCTCCTTTATGTTCGATATTGCGAACGTGGCACCAATTGTTTCCAGTGGAGTTGACCTGGAAGGAAGAATCTTTGCCTTTGATGAAAAACTGAGAATCAGCTTGCTGCAATCCTATGAACAGATAAACAATTTTGAAGATAGTGACCATGTCGATTTCTTTGACGGTCATACCTTCCTCTATTCAGTCATTGCAAAGGGGAGTCTATATCCGGAGAATGGTGGCCTATGGGCATTCAACGATTCATCACTCTCTCTCTCGTTCCAAATGCTGGGAGATTTCTCAGAAGTACGCTCCTTTGTCACAGCTCGTGGAACAACGGAGATCCTTAACCAGAACCTTGACCTGTTTGCTTCCGTCAATACCTTTGGTCGATTTGCACTGGATGGACAAGGGGATGTCCCCTTCTTTTTCTCGGATGGGTTCAGAACCACTGACTCACAGATCAAGAGCCAGGGGCATGACCTGACACTCAGCAGCAATCCAGCGAATCATCTGGTGGGATTGGGGATATCGATAGGGTACCGGCCGAGTGGATTCGATCCCACGATGGCAGAGATGTTCATCTTTAATAACAGCTCTGTTGCCATCTATACGGATTTGCTCTGGAATCGGAATACCTTTGCCCCCTATCTCTCTCTTGGCTTGGAACTGCACACTGATATCTCCCTGTTGGGAATCCGTTCACTGCCGTTGACCATCTATGGAGGTTGGGATCAGAAGGTAAATACCCTGGTTTGGGGCTTCTATTTCAACATGGTGTTTTGA
- a CDS encoding ribokinase, protein MRFLNYGSVNIDLIFTVNHIVKGGETLQSTSLTKSAGGKGANQSAALAKAGAEVFHAGKIGEDGTFLLELLSSYGVDTSLIHRYEGATGQALIQLDSNKQNAIILYGGGNTAITIDEIDEALKQFSSGDMLVLQNEIVHSGHLIREAKKRGMKVCMNLAPFDQSARDLPLSLVDLLVVNEIEGANLADLPEGSDFSDILEQLVKNYPESEILLTIGKEGCLYGYQDQRISEGIYDTPVVDTTAAGDTFIGYYLASLSRGLSVGECLRAASKAAGLAVSRPGAMASIPLANEVFD, encoded by the coding sequence ATGCGATTTCTGAATTATGGTTCTGTCAATATTGATTTGATTTTCACGGTAAACCACATTGTAAAGGGTGGGGAGACACTGCAGAGCACTTCTCTCACCAAAAGTGCTGGGGGTAAGGGTGCAAACCAGAGTGCTGCCCTTGCTAAAGCTGGTGCTGAGGTTTTTCATGCAGGAAAGATTGGGGAGGATGGCACATTCCTGTTGGAGTTGCTCTCAAGCTATGGAGTCGATACTTCTCTCATTCATCGGTATGAAGGGGCGACAGGGCAGGCCTTGATACAGCTTGATAGCAATAAGCAGAATGCAATCATCCTCTACGGAGGAGGGAACACTGCAATTACCATCGATGAGATTGATGAAGCACTCAAGCAATTTTCCTCAGGTGATATGCTTGTTCTCCAGAACGAGATTGTCCACAGTGGGCACCTGATCCGTGAAGCGAAGAAAAGGGGTATGAAGGTTTGCATGAATCTGGCGCCCTTTGACCAAAGTGCACGAGATCTTCCTCTGTCGCTTGTGGATCTCCTGGTAGTAAATGAGATCGAAGGGGCAAACCTTGCCGATCTTCCAGAGGGCAGTGATTTTTCCGATATTCTGGAACAGCTTGTAAAAAACTATCCTGAAAGCGAAATTCTCCTGACTATTGGAAAGGAGGGCTGTCTCTACGGTTACCAGGATCAGAGGATCAGTGAGGGAATCTACGACACTCCTGTTGTCGATACCACCGCAGCAGGTGATACCTTCATCGGCTACTATCTGGCTTCTCTCTCACGTGGGCTCTCAGTAGGGGAGTGTTTACGTGCAGCCAGCAAAGCTGCAGGGCTTGCTGTCTCTCGCCCAGGAGCCATGGCCTCAATCCCTCTGGCTAATGAGGTATTTGACTAG
- the ilvA gene encoding threonine ammonia-lyase, biosynthetic, which yields MSPIIVDDVVKHILTSKVYDVAVETPLTYASRLSKEKGCSVYLKREDLQSIHSFKLRGAYNKIAHLTGEEKSRGVIAASAGNHAQGVALSAQKLGIDALIIMPKTTPTIKVDAVQNFGAKIELYGDSYSETYEYCRKRIVETGRTFIHPFDDPLVIAGQGTIGKEIMEQLSEVTHIFVGVGGGGLISGIASYVKALRPHVQIISVEPQDSNCLAVSIASGQRVVLPHVGIFADGVAVKQVGSLPFSFASRLVDDFMTVSTDQICYAMKGVFEETRNILEPAGALALAGLQQYDLPSDAHAVAICSGANITFEKLQQVAERTLLGSGKEALLSVHMPEKPGALHAFCREVVKDRGITEFSYRLQRRSMAHVLVGLTVAGNEDKHFLLERINEAGFACTDFSDNDIAKEHLRHMIGGEATEAEHQVFYQIEFPERTNALGDFLSALDNRWNICLFHYRNAASDTGNVLIGFETKTQEALELALSEAGYTWSCVSDDLVVRTYLGDS from the coding sequence ATGAGCCCAATAATCGTTGATGATGTGGTCAAGCATATCCTTACCAGCAAGGTCTATGATGTTGCCGTTGAAACCCCGCTTACCTATGCTTCTCGCTTAAGCAAGGAGAAAGGCTGCTCAGTGTATCTGAAACGGGAAGATCTACAGAGCATTCACAGCTTCAAACTCAGGGGAGCCTACAACAAGATTGCCCATCTCACTGGTGAGGAGAAGAGCCGGGGAGTCATTGCTGCAAGCGCGGGCAACCATGCGCAGGGAGTTGCCCTCTCAGCGCAGAAGCTTGGTATTGATGCCCTGATCATCATGCCCAAGACCACTCCAACCATCAAGGTTGATGCAGTTCAGAACTTTGGGGCAAAGATTGAACTCTACGGCGATAGTTACTCCGAGACCTATGAGTACTGTAGAAAGCGGATAGTGGAGACAGGAAGGACCTTCATCCATCCCTTTGATGATCCCTTGGTGATTGCTGGGCAGGGTACTATCGGTAAGGAGATCATGGAACAGCTCAGTGAGGTCACCCATATATTTGTAGGAGTAGGGGGAGGAGGCCTTATCAGTGGGATTGCCAGCTATGTGAAAGCACTCCGACCTCATGTGCAGATCATCAGTGTGGAACCACAGGACAGTAACTGCCTTGCCGTAAGTATAGCTAGTGGCCAACGGGTGGTCCTTCCCCATGTTGGCATCTTTGCAGATGGTGTTGCCGTTAAACAGGTTGGCTCTCTTCCCTTCAGCTTTGCTTCCCGACTTGTTGATGATTTCATGACGGTCAGTACCGACCAGATCTGCTACGCTATGAAAGGTGTTTTTGAGGAGACGAGAAATATCCTGGAACCTGCAGGTGCCTTGGCCCTTGCAGGGCTCCAACAGTATGACCTTCCTTCTGATGCCCATGCGGTAGCCATCTGTTCAGGGGCGAATATTACATTCGAAAAGCTTCAGCAGGTAGCTGAAAGAACCCTTCTGGGTTCAGGAAAGGAGGCGTTGCTCTCAGTACATATGCCAGAGAAACCAGGAGCCCTGCATGCCTTTTGTAGGGAAGTGGTCAAGGATAGAGGTATTACGGAGTTCTCGTATCGATTGCAACGTCGCTCGATGGCACATGTGTTGGTTGGACTGACTGTTGCAGGAAATGAGGACAAGCATTTCTTGTTGGAGCGCATCAATGAAGCAGGCTTTGCCTGTACTGATTTCTCGGATAATGACATTGCCAAGGAGCATCTGCGCCATATGATAGGAGGAGAGGCCACCGAAGCTGAACACCAGGTCTTCTACCAGATTGAATTTCCTGAGAGGACCAATGCACTAGGAGACTTCCTAAGTGCTCTGGATAACCGATGGAATATCTGTCTTTTTCACTACCGAAATGCTGCAAGTGATACAGGAAATGTCCTCATTGGATTTGAGACCAAAACGCAAGAAGCATTGGAACTCGCCTTGAGTGAGGCAGGATACACTTGGTCTTGTGTGTCCGATGATCTGGTTGTGAGGACCTATCTCGGGGACTCCTGA